The Chloroflexota bacterium genome includes a region encoding these proteins:
- a CDS encoding ABC transporter ATP-binding protein, which translates to MFGNADGLRRMMSQDQLKPKNLSETLARFGHYFQAYWLALVLAGLLIVVSTWAQVTTPELIGQVVDCYLTPAAASSFGNFPGASSNQSAAQSNCWLSKAPEELTATERVLQTALTTGNFPTPAADASQMTNDDRIAGVGRLILIIVGLFLVSALLTGSTFFLMSWTGQQVLRVMRVEVFKHLHRLSLGYYAEHEAGDLMSRITNDATAIEQAFGFALVQVFSGSLLLLWFGYSMLTKSLAFGLLSLSVAPLMIVATFWFSDQARKAFRKTRQEMGSVNAELQESISAVREVQAFNRAEENIENFKVTNAANRDANIRAVAFTSALAPTLEALSYVALAIVTCVGGWYLLKDEPFFGTAVSLGLVITFLGYVQRINQPIQQIAILWTNVQSAIAGGERIFTLLDEEPSVQDKADAKEMPVIEGTVELDRASAAYKKGVPVLSNVSFKAEPGQTIAIVGPTGAGKTTIINLVPRFYDVTGGAVRIDNIDVRDVTAESLRRQIGIVLQDTFLFSTTVMENIRFGRPDATDADVIAAAKLAHADTFVERLPEKYQTVLGERGSGLSQGQRQLISIARAALADPRILILDEATSSVDTRTERLIQQAFDNLLEGRTSFVIAHRLSTIRHADTILVLNQGEVIERGKFDELLAQKGFFYDLYMSQFRRQEEMAAPKVEAPGGNGHLAESVTV; encoded by the coding sequence ATGTTTGGAAACGCTGACGGCCTGCGCCGTATGATGAGTCAAGATCAGCTCAAACCGAAAAACCTGAGCGAGACCCTGGCCCGCTTTGGGCATTACTTTCAAGCCTATTGGCTGGCGCTGGTGCTGGCCGGCCTGTTGATTGTGGTTTCGACCTGGGCTCAGGTCACCACCCCCGAACTCATCGGCCAGGTGGTGGACTGTTACCTCACACCCGCCGCCGCAAGTTCTTTTGGAAACTTCCCCGGAGCAAGCTCTAACCAGAGCGCGGCTCAGAGCAACTGCTGGCTGTCCAAGGCGCCGGAAGAATTGACGGCCACTGAACGGGTTCTACAAACTGCCCTGACAACAGGCAACTTTCCGACTCCGGCGGCAGACGCCAGCCAGATGACGAACGACGACCGGATCGCCGGGGTGGGCCGCCTCATCTTGATTATCGTCGGCCTATTCCTCGTCAGCGCTCTGCTCACCGGCTCCACTTTCTTCCTCATGAGTTGGACCGGCCAGCAAGTCCTGCGCGTCATGCGGGTGGAAGTGTTCAAGCACTTGCACCGCCTCTCGCTGGGCTACTACGCCGAACACGAAGCGGGCGACTTGATGAGCCGCATCACCAACGACGCAACGGCCATTGAGCAGGCGTTTGGTTTCGCGCTGGTGCAGGTCTTCAGCGGCTCGTTGCTCCTGCTCTGGTTTGGCTACAGCATGTTGACGAAGAGTTTGGCTTTTGGCCTGCTCAGCCTCTCGGTGGCGCCGCTGATGATTGTCGCCACCTTCTGGTTCTCGGATCAGGCGCGCAAAGCCTTCCGCAAGACGCGGCAGGAAATGGGCAGTGTCAACGCCGAACTGCAAGAGTCGATTTCGGCGGTGCGCGAGGTGCAAGCCTTCAACCGCGCCGAAGAGAACATCGAAAACTTCAAAGTCACCAACGCCGCCAATCGCGACGCCAACATTCGGGCCGTGGCCTTCACCAGCGCCCTGGCCCCCACCCTCGAAGCCCTGAGTTACGTGGCGCTGGCCATCGTCACCTGCGTGGGCGGCTGGTATCTTCTCAAAGACGAGCCGTTCTTTGGCACAGCGGTTTCTCTAGGCCTGGTCATCACTTTCCTGGGTTACGTCCAACGCATCAATCAACCCATCCAGCAAATTGCCATTTTGTGGACGAACGTGCAAAGCGCCATCGCCGGCGGCGAGCGCATCTTCACTTTGCTCGACGAAGAACCGTCGGTGCAGGACAAGGCTGACGCGAAAGAAATGCCGGTCATCGAAGGGACGGTTGAGCTTGATCGTGCCTCCGCCGCTTACAAGAAGGGCGTGCCGGTGTTGAGCAACGTCAGCTTCAAGGCCGAACCCGGCCAGACCATCGCCATCGTCGGCCCAACCGGGGCCGGCAAGACGACGATCATCAACCTCGTCCCGCGTTTCTACGATGTGACCGGCGGCGCTGTCCGCATTGATAACATTGACGTGCGCGACGTGACCGCCGAGAGTTTGCGGCGGCAGATCGGCATCGTCCTGCAAGACACGTTTTTGTTCAGCACGACGGTGATGGAGAACATTCGCTTTGGCCGCCCCGACGCAACTGACGCAGACGTGATCGCCGCTGCGAAGCTGGCTCACGCCGATACTTTCGTCGAGCGACTGCCGGAGAAGTATCAGACCGTTTTGGGTGAACGGGGTAGCGGCCTCAGCCAGGGGCAACGTCAACTTATCTCCATTGCCCGCGCCGCCCTCGCCGACCCGCGCATCCTGATCCTCGACGAAGCCACCTCGAGCGTAGACACGCGCACCGAGCGCCTCATCCAGCAGGCGTTCGACAACCTGCTGGAGGGCCGCACCTCGTTCGTCATCGCCCATCGCCTGAGCACTATCCGCCACGCCGATACCATCCTCGTCCTCAATCAAGGAGAGGTTATCGAGCGCGGCAAGTTCGACGAACTGCTGGCGCAGAAGGGCTTCTTCTATGATCTTTACATGAGCCAGTTCCGGCGGCAGGAAGAGATGGCCGCGCCGAAGGTGGAAGCGCCTGGTGGCAACGGGCATCTCGCTGAATCGGTGACAGTGTAA
- a CDS encoding LysM peptidoglycan-binding domain-containing protein, whose product MKRTLLILLTLVIALSVFPVQPTAAQGNTYTVQPGDNLYRIALKFGATVAAIQQANSLKTTTIYVGQVLVIPGGRSSPSPAASSNTAANPSTYTVQRGDTLYGIARKFGTTIAAIQKANGLTTTMIHVGQKLAIPNGVSGSGGTANTVPPASTTAPASGGSPGVNHLGTEKVVLADYVMWYDSSTFDGTKTWDVPSAGAYNSDDFGTIQRHVAQAQQACLNGFAAHWYGPTESRTTNNFNSLLNASAGTGLRHAIVIQTNILPGATEQMIIDAINHVINNWAGSPNYMRLGGKPLLIFTDMPRPWGNDSAALAGWTRIRAATDPNHNMIWMAEGLYPTFNPLFDGLYAYRIDHRDYPQSWLKQKRWADGLRAVSKSLYFADTIAAGFDDTRSVNAPGDLRSSAPHFARDRRGGGYFADTFAATANTGGDFLFVKSFNEWIEGTEIEPGASYGDLYLNLTCQYANTYRGR is encoded by the coding sequence ATGAAACGCACACTGCTCATCCTTTTGACACTCGTCATCGCCCTCTCGGTTTTCCCCGTTCAGCCCACGGCGGCGCAAGGCAACACCTACACCGTTCAGCCCGGCGACAACCTGTATCGCATCGCGCTGAAGTTTGGCGCGACGGTGGCGGCCATTCAGCAGGCCAACAGCTTGAAGACAACGACGATTTATGTCGGGCAAGTGCTGGTCATTCCGGGCGGCAGGTCTTCGCCCTCACCGGCGGCCTCGTCAAACACGGCGGCCAACCCCAGCACTTACACCGTCCAGCGCGGCGACACGCTTTATGGCATCGCCCGCAAGTTCGGCACAACCATCGCCGCGATTCAAAAGGCCAACGGCTTGACGACGACCATGATTCACGTTGGGCAAAAATTGGCGATTCCGAACGGCGTGAGCGGATCAGGTGGAACCGCCAACACCGTCCCACCGGCCTCAACCACCGCCCCGGCGAGTGGCGGCTCACCCGGAGTCAATCATCTCGGCACCGAGAAAGTTGTCCTCGCCGATTACGTGATGTGGTACGACTCGTCAACGTTTGATGGCACGAAGACGTGGGATGTGCCCTCGGCGGGCGCATACAACTCGGACGACTTCGGAACGATCCAACGGCATGTAGCTCAGGCTCAACAAGCCTGCCTCAACGGTTTTGCCGCCCACTGGTACGGCCCAACCGAGAGCCGCACCACCAACAATTTCAACTCGCTGTTGAACGCCTCTGCTGGCACAGGTTTGCGCCATGCAATTGTGATTCAAACCAACATCCTGCCCGGCGCAACCGAGCAGATGATCATTGACGCCATCAATCACGTCATCAACAACTGGGCGGGGTCGCCGAACTACATGCGGCTCGGCGGCAAACCCCTCCTCATCTTCACCGACATGCCGCGCCCCTGGGGAAACGACTCGGCGGCGCTGGCCGGCTGGACTCGCATCCGGGCCGCGACTGACCCGAACCACAACATGATCTGGATGGCTGAGGGACTCTACCCAACTTTCAACCCACTGTTCGACGGTCTGTACGCCTATCGCATTGATCATCGCGATTACCCGCAGTCGTGGCTCAAGCAGAAGCGCTGGGCCGACGGCTTGCGGGCGGTGAGCAAGAGCCTGTACTTCGCCGACACGATTGCCGCCGGCTTCGATGACACGCGCTCGGTGAACGCGCCCGGCGACCTGCGCTCGAGCGCGCCCCACTTCGCCCGCGACCGGCGCGGCGGCGGTTATTTTGCCGACACCTTTGCCGCCACGGCCAACACCGGCGGCGACTTTCTCTTCGTCAAATCGTTCAACGAGTGGATTGAGGGAACTGAGATTGAGCCAGGGGCGAGTTACGGAGACTTGTATTTGAACTTGACCTGCCAGTACGCGAACACGTATCGAGGGAGATAA